Proteins co-encoded in one Arachis hypogaea cultivar Tifrunner chromosome 13, arahy.Tifrunner.gnm2.J5K5, whole genome shotgun sequence genomic window:
- the LOC112736410 gene encoding DDT domain-containing protein PTM, translating to MEPPVVRSRGRPRKRRRKEEEMEALEAKRQALATRSIALVGRFVLKEFPKIGVFLGKVVYYECGLYRVSYEDGDFEDLDSGEVRAVLLNDSDFDDDLTKRKGKLEQLVLKNSVKVQAKSVKASDEMNKDESKVDGPVSGELNGENGEEQAEGGDDLLSDDYSDSDAEAVPAVPPRPPLLQLPPSSGTIGVPEQCVSHLFAVYGFLRSFSTRLFLAPFTLDDFVGCLNCRVANSLIDSIHVSLLRVLRHHLESVSSEGSELASKCLRCNDWGLLDALTWPVFVIQYLLVNGHTKGPEWKGFYDEAFACEYYLLPVSRKLMILQKLCDDVLDSEELKAEMNMREESEVGVDYDAEDIIAAENGPGKVLPRHANTACEDKGAMKIVLASNFVNQHVNPNNSNSRNAGNVGDGDDRNGDECRLCGMDGTLLCCDGCPSAYHSRCIGVSKMHIPEGPWYCPECKINMIGPTVAKGTSLRGAEIFGMDLYGQLFMSSCDHLLVLNVNNDEFCLKYYNQSDIPNVIQVLCGSLQHRPIYYDICMAVMQYWNISERVLPLPPPSSEDGHKPVSLVNGEYSHTLSLIYSGNVVPSRDISTTNTVNQCPESSGNELPTTNMKLPQETRMVSLMSNDSGSVSVSNQSELNYRSSVNGLTVVASSRSLINSQYSNNAHSNDIVLPVNFSLETKESTRVGFGKVEHKTTNNVGYMGLSYKPLSYINNYMHGDFAASAAAKLAVLSSEESRSEGHVSDSQKKTIAQITYLQAKAFSQIASRFFWPATEKKLMEVPRERCGWCFSCKAPVSSKRGCMLNHALINATKSALKVLAGFPPLRSGEGILPSIATYILYMEECLHGLIVGPFLSPSYRKQWRMRVEQATTFSSIKPLLLDLEENIRMITFCGDWHKLMDDWLVEFSMIQRSASALGTTQKRAPSGRRYKKRSATEEPTADGCHESLEWWRGGKFTKFIFQKAVLPRSLVRKAARQGGSRKISGIFYADGSEIPKRTRQFVWRVAVQMCKTASQLALQVRYLDFYIRWSDLIRPEQNIQDGKGQETDASAFRNANICDKKLVEGKTCYGVAFGSQKHLSTRLMKNVIEIEQGIEGKEKYWFSETRIPLYLVKEYEESNGNGPSVGEHLNTASQQLLSRWLKASRKDIFFYLTCKRDNLDMFLCSVCHTGVPLRNALKCNTCQGFCHEGCSLRSTIFTNKKVEYLTTCNQCYHAKFLAQKETSNESPTSPLLLQGRENNSLTILKGLKSKYSDLAQKSAKAKDSRPEAKQAKQVASMTVLKEAKTSTKSKDSHPDRKQLASGSSSATATHRRNCSWGVIWKKKNIDDTGDEFRLKNILLKGASGILQEPPICHLCRKKYCSDLMYIHCESCSNWYHAEAVELDESKIFDVLGFKCCKCRRIKSPDCPYADTKRKTQEGKRTRTSKKEYSGPDSDSGTFSDMKECEPATPVFPVEDDPLLFSLSSVELVTEPKLEDAEWSTLSGPGPRKLPVRRHVKREGDCDGFYVEKPLYDETLAHNEAGDTYKPEPLDYDSVVPNDSNLLNEAEGSQYEFADFEPHTYFSVTELLLPDDSSQLEGADASGELSGYLGNSCTQVPEECGVTLDDKSEPALSFEDAVYSCWQCGQMEPAPDLCCEICGIFIHSQCSPWVESPSRLGNWRCGNCREWQ from the exons ATGGAGCCACCGGTTGTTAGATCGAGAGGGAGGCCGCGGAAGcgtagaagaaaagaggaagaaatggAAGCTCTGGAAGCAAAGAGGCAAGCCTTGGCAACCAGATCGATAGCGTTGGTTGGACGATTCGTGCTGAAGGAGTTCCCGAAAATCGGTGTTTTTCTCGGTAAAGTTGTGTACTACGAGTGTGGCTTGTATAGAGTTAGTTATGAGGACGGTGATTTCGAGGATTTGGATAGTGGTGAGGTTCGTGCTGTTCTACTAAATGACAGTGATTTTGATGATGATTTGACTAAGAGGAAGGGTAAATTGGAGCAATTAGTGTTGAAGAATAGTGTAAAGGTTCAGGCTAAGTCGGTGAAGGCTTCTGATGAGATGAATAAAGATGAATCCAAGGTTGATGGACCTGTTTCGGGAGAACTTAACGGTGAAAACGGTGAGGAACAAGCTGAAGGTGGCGATGATTTGTTGAGTGATGATTATTCTGATTCAGATGCTGAGGCAGTGCCTGCCGTGCCACCGCGGCCGCCTTTGTTGCAGTTGCCACCATCGTCAGGGACTATTGGTGTGCCGGAGCAGTGTGTTTCGCACCTGTTTGCTGTTTATGGTTTCTTGAGATCATTTAGCACTAGGTTGTTCCTGGCACCGTTTACTTTAGATGATTTTGTTGGTTGTCTTAATTGCCGAGTTGCTAACAGCTTGATTGATTCTATTCACGTCTCCCTATTGCGGGTATTGAGGCATCATCTTGAATCCGTTTCATCTGAAGGCTCAGAGCTTGCATCGAAATGCCTTAG GTGCAATGATTGGGGCTTGCTTGATGCATTGACTTGGCCTGTTTTTGTGATTCAGTATTTATTAGTTAATGGACACACAAAAGGACCTGAATGGAAAGGGTTTTATGATGAGGCTTTTGCTTGCGAGTATTATTTATTGCCTGTAAGTAGGAAGTTAATGATATTGCAAAAACTCTGCGATGATGTTTTGGATTCAGAGGAGCTAAAAGCTGAAATGAACATGCGGGAAGAATCAGAGGTTGGGGTGGATTATGACGCAGAAGATATCATTGCTGCAGAAAATGGGCCTGGAAAAGTCCTGCCAAGACATGCCAATACTGCTTGTGAGGATAAAGGAGCCATGAAGATAGTTTTGGCATCAAATTTTGTGAACCAACATGTTAACCCTAATAATTCCAATTCCAGAAATGCAGGAAACGTTGGTGATGGCGATGATAGAAATGGAGATGAATGTCGTCTTTGTGGTATGGATGGGACCTTGCTTTGTTGTGATGGGTGCCCCTCTGCTTATCACTCCAGGTGTATTGGTGTTTCGAAAATGCATATACCAGAAGGACCGTGGTATTGTCCAGAATGCAAGATTAACATGATTGGGCCAACAGTTGCAAAGGGAACATCACTTAGAGGTGCTGAAATATTTGGAATGGATTTGTACGGGCAGCTTTTCATGAGTTCTTGCGACCACTTATTGGT GCTCAATGTCAACAATGATGAATTCTGTCTTAAATATTACAACCAGAGTGACATTCCTAATGTTATCCAAGTGCTCTGCGGATCCTTGCAGCATAGACCAATATACTATGATATTTGCATGGCAGTTATGCAATATTGGAATATTTCTGAAAGAGTCTTGCCTCTTCCTCCTCCGTCAAGTGAAGATGGTCATAAGCCTGTTAGTTTGGTGAATGGAGAGTACTCTCACACTTTGAGCTTGATTTATAGTGGCAATGTAGTCCCTTCACGTGATATCTCAACAACTAACACTGTAAATCAATGTCCTGAAAGCAGCGGTAATGAGCTCCCTACCACAAATATGAAGCTTCCTCAGGAAACTAGGATGGTGTCACTAATGTCAAATGATTCTGGGTCTGTTTCTGTTAGTAATCAGTCTGAGTTGAACTATCGAAGTTCTGTCAATGGGTTAACTGTGGTGGCTTCTTCACGCTCTTTGATAAACAGCCAATATAGTAATAATGCCCATTCAAATGATATTGTACTGCCAGTGAACTTCTCTCTGGAAACCAAAGAGAGCACCCGAGTTGGTTTTGGAAAGGTGGAACACAAAACAACTAACAATGTTGGGTACATGGGTTTGTCCTATAAACCTTTGTCATACATTAATAACTATATGCATGGTGATTTTGCTGCATCAGCAGCTGCCAAATTGGCCGTTCTATCCTCTGAGGAATCTAGGTCAGAGGGTCATGTTTCCGACAGTCAGAAGAAAACGATAGCTCAGATCACTTATTTGCAAGCAAAAGCATTCTCACAAATAGCTTCACGTTTCTTTTGGCCAGCTACTGAAAAGAAGCTAATGGAGGTGCCAAGAGAGAGGTGTGGCTGGTGCTTTTCTTGTAAAGCCCCTGTTTCAAGCAAGAGAGGATGCATGTTAAATCATGCCCTTATAAATGCCACAAAAAGTGCGCTGAAAGTTCTTGCTGGTTTTCCTCCACTAAGGAGTGGAGAGGGAATCCTTCCTAGTATTGCAACATACATTTTATACATGGAGGAATGTTTACATGGTTTAATAGTTGGGCCCTTTCTAAGTCCAAGTTATAGAAAGCAATGGCGAATGCGGGTTGAACAGGCCACAACATTTAGCTCTATCAAACCACTCTTGCTTGAT CTTGAGGAAAATATTCGCATGATTACTTTCTGCGGGGATTGGCATAAGTTGATGGATGATTGGTTGGTTGAGTTTTCTATGATTCAAAGGTCTGCATCTGCTCTTGGAACAACACAGAAACGTGCACCAAGTGGGAGGCGTTACAAAAAACGCTCAGCTACTGAAGAACCTACAGCTGATGGTTGCCATGAAAGCCTTGAGTGGTGGCGGGGTGGGAAATTCACCAAGTTTATATTCCAAAAAGCTGTTTTGCCAAGATCCCTGGTCAGGAAAGCTGCACGCCAAG GTGGTTCGAGGAAAATCTCTGGCATTTTCTATGCTGATGGATCTGAAATCCCTAAAAGGACCAGACAGTTTGTGTGGAGAGTTGCAGTACAGATGTGTAAGACTGCATCACAGCTGGCACTTCAG GTCAGATATCTAGATTTTTATATCAGATGGAGTGATCTAATTCGTCCAGAGCAGAATATTCAGGATGGTAAAGGTCAAGAAACTGACGCTTCTGCTTTTAGAAATGCAAATATTTGTGATAAAAAGCTTGTAGAGGGGAAAACTTGTTACGGAGTAGCATTTGGGAGCCAAAAGCATCTTTCTACTCGTTTAATGAAAAATGTTATTGAAATTGAGCAAGGTATAGAAGGAAAGGAAAAGTATTGGTTTTCCGAAACACGCATTCCTTTATATTTGGTGAAAGAGTATGAAGAAAGCAATGGAAACGGACCATCTGTTGGTGAGCACTTGAATACTGCATCACAACAATTGCTCAGTCGGTGGTTGAAAGCATCCCGCAAGGATATTTTTTTCTACCTTACCTGCAAGAGAGACAATTTggacatgttcttgtgttctgtATGTCATACTGGTGTTCCATTAAG GAATGCACTCAAGTGCAATACTTGTCAAG GTTTTTGTCACGAGGGCTGTTCCCTAAGGTCAACAATCTTCACAAATAAGAAAGTTGAGTACTTGACCACATGCAACCAATGTTATCATGCCAAGTTCCTTGCTCAAAAGGAGACCAGTAATGAATCTCCAACCAGCCCCTTACTCTTACAAGGACGTGAAAACAACTCTCTTACTATCCTAAAGGGATTAAAGTCTAAATATTCTGATCTAGCACAGAAGTCTGCCAAGGCAAAGGATAGCCGTCCAGAAGCAAAACAAGCAAAACAAGTTGCTTCAATGACAGTTTTGAAGGAAGCAAAGACTTCCACCAAGTCAAAGGATAGTCATCCAGACAGAAAACAACTTGCTTCTGGTTCCAGCTCGGCAACTGCAACCCATCGTAGGAATTGTTCTTGGGGTGTGATATGGAAGAAGAAAAATATTGATGATACAGGCGATGAATTTAGGCTCAAAAACATACTTTTAAAGGGAGCTTCAGGAATTCTTCAAGAGCCACCAATTTGTCACTTGTGCCGTAAGAAATACTGTTCCGATCTGATGTACATTCACTGTGAGTCATGCTCAA ATTGGTATCATGCTGAAGCTGTTGAACTCGATGAGTCCAAAATTTTTGATGTACTGGGCTTCAAATGTTGCAAGTGTCGCAGGATAAAATCACCTGATTGTCCTTATGCTGATACTAAGCGCAAGACACAAGAGGGTAAGAGGACAAGGACTTCAAAGAAAGAGTATTCTGGTCCAGATTCTGATTCTGGAACATTTTCTGATATGAAAGAGTGTGAGCCTGCTACCCCTGTCTTCCCAGTAGAGGATGATCCTCTACTTTTCTCTCTTTCAAGCGTGGAGCTGGTTACAGAACCTAAGTTAGAGGATGCTGAGTGGAGTACTCTCTCTGGCCCTGGGCCTCGGAAACTACCAGTGAGACGGCATGTTAAACGTGAGGGGGACTGCGATGGATTTTACGTAGAGAAACCGTTGTATGATGAAACTTTGGCACATAATGAAGCGGGTGATACGTACAAACCCGAGCCTTTAGACTATGACTCTGTCGTGCCAAATGATAGCAATCTGCTTAATGAAGCGGAAGGTTCACAGTATGAATTTGCGGACTTTGAACCTCATACCTACTTCTCTGTAACGGAACTGCTGCTTCCAGATGATAGTAGCCAGCTTGAGGGAGCTGATGCATCTGGTGAGTTGTCAGGATATTTGGGGAATTCTTGTACACAAGTTCCTGAAGAATGCGGTGTAACTTTAGATGACAAATCAGAACCTGCCCTATCATTTGAAGACGCTGTTTATAGTTGTTGGCAGTGCGGGCAAATGGAACCAGCCCCTGATCTGTGTTGTGAGATTTGTGGGATTTTTATTCACAGTCAATGCTCCCCTTGGGTTGAGTCACCATCAAGGCTTGGAAATTGGAGGTGTGGCAATTGCCGGGAATGGCAATAG
- the LOC112736411 gene encoding AP-2 complex subunit alpha-1, translating into MALSGMRGLSVFISDVRNCQNKEQERLRVDKELGKIRTRFKSEKGLKPYDKKKYVWKMLYIYMLGYDVDFGHMEAVSLISAPKYPEKQVGYIVTSCLVNENHDFLRLAINTVRTDIIGRNETFQCLALTMVGNIGGREFSESLAPDVQKLLVSSSCRPLVKKKAALCLLRLYRKNPDVVNVDGWAVRMAQLLDERDLGVLTSSMSLLVALVSNNYEAYWSCLPKCVKILERLARNQDIPQEYTYYGIPSPWLQVKTMRALQYFPIIEDPNTRRSLFEVLQRILMGTDVVKNVNKNNASHAVLFEALALVMHLDAEKEMMSQCVTLLGKFIAVREPNIRYLGLENMTRMFMITDVQDIIKRHQAQIITSLKDPDISIRRRALDLLYSMCDVSNAKDIVEELLQYLSTADFAMREELSLKAAILAEKFTPDLSWYVDVILQLIDKAGEFVSDDIWFRVIQFVTNNDDLQPYAAAKAREYLDKPAIHETMVKVSAYILGEFGHLLVRQPGFSPREIFNIIHEKLPTVSTSTIPILLSTYAKILMHTQPPDPDLQNQIWAIFKKYESCIEVEIQQRAVEYFALSRKGAALVDILAEMPKFPERQSALIKRAEDTEVDTAEQSAMKLRAQQLSQTSNALVVSDQHPANGTPAVMVNQLGLLKVPNPSTRSNMDNDSEDQRLPQVNGTLSKVDALPQSGDLDGVLLDTLAIEGPPSSIVQPKSNSNLGLGGIAVESSALVPVDQQANAVQPIGNIAERFRSLCLKDSGVLYEDPYIQIGLKAEWRAHQGRVVLFLGNKNTSPLLSVQAIILPPTHLKTELSLVPETIPPRAQVQCPLEVVNLLPSRDVAVLDFSYKFGNDMVNVKLQLPAVLNKFLQPISISAEDFFAQWRSLSGPPLKLQEVVRGVKPLPLLEMANLFDSYSLTVCPGLDPNPNNLVACATFYSENTRAMLCLIRIETDPADRTQLRMTVASGDPTLTFELKMFIKEMLVSIPPAIQKPPQASPTSLQQASDLAASTDPGAMLAALL; encoded by the exons ATGGCGTTATCGGGAATGAGAGGTCTGTCGGTGTTCATCAGCGATGTCCGCAACTGTCAGAACAAGGAACAGGAGAGGCTACGCGTCGACAAGGAGCTCGGAAAAATCCGAACTCGCTTCAAGAGCGAGAAG GGTTTGAAACCATATGACAAAAAGAAATATGTATGGAAAATGCTTTACATATATATGCTTGGCTATGATGTGGATTTTGGTCACATGGAAGCCGTTTCTCTAATATCTGCTCCAAAGTATCCAGAAAAGCAG GTTGGGTACATTGTGACATCATGTCTGGTCAATGAAAACCATGACTTTCTGAGATTGGCAATAAATACTGTGCGGACTGATATTATTGGTCGCAATGAAACATTTCAGTGCTTAGCATTGACTATG GTTGGAAATATTGGCGGAAGAGAATTTTCCGAGTCCTTAGCACCTGATGTACAGAAGTTGCTG GTATCTAGCAGTTGCAGAccgcttgtgaaaaaaaaagctGCTTTATGCTTACTGCGATTATACAGGAAAAATCCAGATGTTGTCAATGTAGATGGGTG GGCGGTTCGGATGGCACAACTTTTGGATGAACGAGACCTTGGTGTTTTGACTTCTTCTATGAGTCTCCTTGTTGCTTTGGTGTCAAACAATTATGAGGCATATTGGAGTTGTCTTCCCAAGTGTGTAAAAATTTTAGAACGCCTTGCTAGGAACCAGGATATTCCGCAAGAGTACACTTACTACGGCATTCCATCTCCCTGGCTTCAG GTCAAAACAATGAGGGCCCTTCAGTATTTTCCGATCATTGAAGATCCAAATACCAGAAGATCACTATTTGAG GTCTTACAAAGGATATTGATGGGCACTGATGTGGTAAAAAATGTGAACAAAAATAATGCATCTCATGCTGTTCTGTTTGAAGCCCTTGCTCTG GTTATGCATCTTGATGCTGAAAAAGAGATGATGTCTCAATGTGTGACTCTTCTTGGAAAATTTATTGCTGTTAGAGAGCCAAATATTCGATATCTAGGCTTG GAAAATATGACTAGAATGTTTATGATTACAGATGTGCAAGATATCATAAAAAGACACCAGGCTCAGATTATTACCTCATTGAAAGATCCTGACATCAG TATTCGAAGGCGTGCTTTGGATTTGCTTTATAGCATGTGTGATGTTTCAAATGCAAAGGATATAGTTGAAGAACTACTGCAG TATCTCAGCACAGCAGATTTTGCAATGCGAGAGGAATTATCACTAAAAGCAGCTATTCTTGCGGAGAAGTTTACACCAGATCTTTCTTG GTATGTAGATGTGATCCTTCAACTAATTGACAAGGCTGGAGAATTTGTTAGTGATGACATCTGGTTTCGTGTGATACAATTTGTTACAAATAATGATGATCTACAG CCTTATGCCGCGGCAAAAGCTCGAGAGTATCTTGATAAGCCTGCCATACATGAGACAATGGTTAAG GTTAGTGCATATATCCTTGGAGAGTTTGGGCACCTTCTAGTGAGACAACCTGGATTTAGTCCAAGGGAAATATTTAACATCATACATGAGAAGCTTCCTACTGTATC GACTTCTACTATTCCTATTCTTCTATCAACATATGCTAAAATTCTTATGCACACTCAACCACCAGACCCTGATCTACAGAATCAGATATGGGCAATATTCAAAAA ATATGAGAGTTGCATTGAAGTTGAGATACAGCAGCGGGCTGTTGAATATTTTGCCTTGAGTAGAAAAGGTGCAGCATTAGTAGATATATTAGCTGAAATGCCTAAATTCCCTGAACGGCAG TCTGCATTGATCAAAAGGGCTGAAGACACTGAAGTTGATACTGCAGAACAAAGTGCAATGAAGTTGCGAGCCCAGCAACTTTCTCAAACATCAAATGCATTGGTTGTATCTGACCAACACCCTGCTAATGGTACACCAGCAGTCATGGTCAACCAACTTGGTCTTTTAAAGGTGCCCAACCCCAGCACAAGGAGTAACATG GATAATGATTCAGAGGATCAAAGATTACCCCAGGTAAATGGGACTTTGAGTAAAGTAGATGCTCTGCCTCAATCTGGCGACCTTGATGGTGTTCTCTTGGATACATTGGCTATTGAGGGCCCACCCAGCAGCATTGTCCAGCCTAAGTCAAATTCCAATTTGGGATTGGGAGGTATTGCAGTTGAGTCATCAGCCCTCGTTCCTGTTGATCAGCAAGCTAATGCTGTGCAG CCAATTGGAAATATCGCTGAAAGGTTTCGTTCTTTGTGCTTGAAGGATAGTGGTGTTCTATATGAGGATCCTTACATTCAG ATTGGCCTTAAAGCAGAATGGAGAGCTCATCAGGGACGTGTTGTTCTTTTTTTGGGAAACAAGAATACTTCTCCTCTCCTCTCTGTTCAAGCTATAATATTGCCACCCACTCATTTAAAGACGGAGCTCTCATTAGTACCAGAAACTATACCTCCCCGGGCACAG GTGCAATGCCCACTTGAAGTTGTTAATCTCCTCCCAAGCAGGGATGTGGCTGTTCTTGACTTCTCATACAAGTTTGGTAATGATATG GTCAACGTCAAACTTCAGCTTCCAGCTGTCCTAAATAAATTTCTTCAGCCTATATCTATATCTGCTGAAGATTTTTTCGCTCAATGGAGATCCCTATCTGGACCACCTTTAAAGCTTCAAGAAGTG GTTAGAGGTGTCAAACCACTTCCGTTGCTTGAAATGGCCAACTTATTCGATAGTTACTCTTTGACAGTCTGCCCGGGGCTG GATCCCAATCCAAACAATCTTGTTGCGTGTGCAACATTCTATTCAGAAAATACAAGAGCAATGCTCTGTTTG ATAAGAATTGAAACGGATCCAGCAGACAGAACCCAGCTACGAATGACGGTTGCTTCGGGAGACCCAACACTAACATTTGA GTTGAAGATGTTTATAAAGGAAATGCTAGTCAGCATTCCCCCAGCAATCCAGAAACCTCCACAAGCATCTCCAACATCACTTCAACAAGCCAGTGATCTGGCAGCATCGACAGACCCCGGGGCTATGCTTGCTGCTCTTCTGTGA